TATTATTAGGTAAATATTTAATGACAATAGAGCGAAGCTCATATGTAACATTGTTTACCTTTATATCCATTTGCTAAAACTTCCGATTATTTGCTTCGATCTAAAGGAATTCTTGCAAAAGATCTCTATCCAAGCCAATCCTACTTGGATGGATCATGTTTAGATTACACTACAGTCCACAATCTCCCATTGGATCCAAGTCTATGCATGTTCGGAGATGTTACAGATTGTATCTTCCATGCGAAAGAATGATTAATCTTCTTTCTGCAACATCGACCTCGGATTGCACCTTGCACAAATATCAACTACATAAATCTCAAAGTGGTCATTGCACAATCCAATGGTTGACGTACGAATCATTCTTTTGCACGAAAGATACATCCCGAACCCTTTAGGAGGCACCCAAACCTAATATAACCTGATAGCACCTCTAAGAATATGGTGTGGCACTATAGATTAAAGCTTCAATAACCATACCCGTAATAACAGAGCGCTTGACCAACTTGCCCCAGCTACGAGAATATGGGATCGAAAGAGCAGGTAAACCGACTCCGTCAGAATCTGAGGCAAACGAACAACTAGGattattgtttatttttttttcgttttttcaaTCTATTTTGTTTCTGTGCCATACAACTCAAAGGGAGCGGGGAACCAGGCCTAAATATAGCCAAGTTTCTTGCTTCATTCCTCCTGTGCTTCAGCGCAATATGGGTATTTTGAAGAGAAAGAAGACATGGTCAAGTTCGTTGGGAGACTGATCATATCGAAAGCGGGGAGTTGATGCATGCACGGTTGGGACAAAGCTGCATGAGTTGCGAAAAGCTTTGATGCGTTGGCTCGGCAGCAAAGTCGTAGTCCTTTTGTTACCAAAGCATGACCTAAAAATAGTAACGTGGACCAACTCATTCAAATTCCCAAGCTTTCGAGTTCCAGTTTCTCGAAATTCCTCAGCTGTTCTGTTCTGGTCTTTTTACCATAAATAGTCTCTCTTGTTCTTAATATATCTTCTTCGTCCCCTCCCTTCCCTCCCCTGTGctgctgcttcttcttcttcttcttcttgtgctcCCTTGAAGAGATCGAGAAAAGCCGGAGGAGGCTCGCTATATCGTGCACGATGGACCAAAACCTTTGGTACTGCTTCTGGCCAGAATCCATCAGAACACCATCATCTTGGAAGTCGGCAACGATACTGACGGACTTCATGTTGCCTGCCTTCCTCGCGCAGCTCGTTGTGGTAGTCGTCACCATTCAGACCCTGGAGTTCCTGCTTAAGCCCTTACGGCAGCCGAGAATTGTGGCCGAAATCCTCGTAAGGCTCTCCTCGCTGCGCTCTCGACTCCTCTTCGATCTTACTCTTTAGAATCTCTGTTTCTTAGATTGTGTTATATATTTGCAGAGCGGTGTTTTGTTGGGGCCGTCGGTTCTGGGGTTCTTCTTCCCGAATATATACGAGCTGCCTCCGGACCAGAACTACGTTATTGTGGGCACGGCGGCGAGCTTCGCGCTCCTCTATTTCGTCTTCATGGTGGGCCTGGAGTTGGACGTGAAGGCAATCCGGGCGCTGGGGAAGAAGGTGCTGACCCTCGCGGTGGTGGGCATGGCAGTCCCCTTCGCCGTCAGCTCCGCGGGAATCTACTTGCTGGGCCTCCAGTCCAGCCTCTCCAGGAAGATGGTCAAGCCGCTCGTCTTTCACATCTTCGTCGGCGTCACCGTCTCCATCAGCGGCTTCCCCGTCCTCGCCCGCATGATCACCGAGCTCAAGCTCCTCAACACCGGGGTCGGCCCCGTCGCCATGGCCTCCTCCATCATCAACAGCATGCTTTCCTTCACCCTGCTCGGCGTCGCCATGGCCTCCGGCGTGCGCTACGGGGAGGAGGCATCGATGGCGGCGGCGGTGTATGTGATGCTCTCGGGCGCCGCCTTCGTCGCCGGGTGCTTCTTCGTGGTCCGACCGGCCGTCAAGTGGATGGTGCGGCGCAAGCCAGAGGTGGGCGAGCGGGTGAGCGACGTCGAGATCAGCATCATCCTCGGGggcgcggccgccgccggcttCATCTCGGACGTGATCGGGATGAACTGGGTCTTCGGCGCCTTCGTGTACGGGCTGGCGATACCCAACGGCCCGCTCGCCACGGCGCTGATCCAGCGGATGGAGCTCTTCATGGTGCACATGATGctgcccctcttcttcttctacggCGGCTTGCGCGCCGACCTGCACACGCTCGTATCGCCCACGGCCTCCGCCCAGCTCGCCGGTGTCTTCATCCTCACCGTCGCCGCCAAGGTGGCCGGCACCATGCTCGCCGCCCACCGCTACTCCATCCCTCTCAACGAAAGCCTCACGCTTGGCTTCCTCGCCACCGCCAAGGGCCCCCTCGAAATGATCATCCTCAAAGTCGGAATGGACGAGAAAGTATATGCGTCGCCCTTCCCTTGCCTTGCCTTATAATTCCTTAATTCTTAAATTAATCAGCTATTATTGattaattaactaattaattatCCAGGTCGTTACTAGTGATTTCTTCACGGTGATGACCATAGCTTCGGCCCTGTCTACGGCGGTGGTGGCGCCGGTGGTGACGTTGACGTACAAGCCGTCGCGGCCTCTGATAGGGCACAGGCGCCGGCAGCTCGAGCGGTCGAGGCCGGACGCCGAGCTCCGGATGCTGGCCTGCGTCCACAACACCCGCAACGTGCACTCCATCACCAGGCTGCTGGACTTCTCCAACCCCACCAAGCGCTCCCCCATCTTCGTCTGCGCCCTCCACCTCGTCGAGCTCACCGGCCGCGCCTCCGCCATGCTCATCATGCACAACACCAGCGGCGACTCCTCCAATAACAGCGGCCAAAATCGGGGCAACAAGAACCTCCCCTACGGCCAGGCCCAGTCCGAGAGCATCATCGCCGCTTTCGAGAGCTACGAGCAGCACGCAGCCGGCGTCTCCATCCAGCCCCTCACCGCCTTCTCCTCGCCCAACACCATGCACGAGGACGTGTGCACCCTCGCCGAGGAGCGCCACTCCTCCCTCATCGTCCTCCCCTTCCACAGGCACCAGACGGCCGACGGCGAGCTGGCGGAAGGCAACACCAACATCCGCACCGTCAATCTCAACGTCCTGGTCAACCCCCCCTGCTCCGTCGCCGTCTTCGTCGACCGCCTGCCCGGCGGCGGCAAAAGGTTCCGCGCGCACCACAGCGTCGTCGTCCTCTTCTTCGGCGGACCCGACGACCGCGAGGCCCTCGCGTACGCTGCCCGAATGGCGGAGCATCGGGCCGTCAGCCTCACCGTGGTGCGCTTCGTCGAGGTCGCCAGGTCCGTTCCGGACACCCCGCTGCATGGCTCTTCCGAAGCGCAGGAGTCGGCCGATCGGGACCTGCATAGGATTAGGGACGAGGAGGTGCTCAACGAGTTCCGGCTCAGATTCGTGAGCGACGAGACGGTGCTGTACACGGAGAAGGTGGCGAGCAACAGCGAGGAGACAGTGGCGGCGCTCCGGTCGATGGAGAGCGTCTACGACCTGTACGTGGTGGGGAGGGGGCACCGGGAGGCGTCGCGGCTCACGGCGGGGCTGGAGGAGTGGGCCGAGTGCCCGGAGCTGGGGCCTATCGGCGACCTGCTGGTCTCGCCGGACTTCGGGACGAGGGTCTCGGTGCTGGTGGTGCAGCAGTACGCCGGGAAAGGGACCGCCGGTGACGCCGCCGGGGCCGCGCCGGGGGTGTTTTGAAGTCCTTAGCAGCATGTGTGCAGATGGTGCATGGATACTCGATCATTTGCCGAACCCGATTGCTGTCCATCGAATCGCTTGCTTCTTTGTGCTGCTGCTGTATCGCTCGATTTCGAGTGGAAAAATCTGAAACATTGCTGAAACTCGAGCATCATTGTCATCAATGGAAAGTCTTGAGAATCTTATAGatcaaattctaaaatttgtaaAAAATTTTGTCCTTTGGTCAAGGGATAAGCTCCATCTATATTTTTTCGCAAAGTGGACTACAGATACATTTGCCACATATAATGCATTTGTAAAGAGAAGGGCAAAGGTATCCCAAAATACTCAAAATTGCACCATTTATGCAAATAGAGCAAAATAAATTACCAGAGTCGAGGGCCCTCTTGGGCCAACATAATCAGCCTGACAAACATGTCGACATCATTTTTAACTGAGAAATGTAAATTTTAGCAGTATTTTTGATGTTGTTAAATGAGatttagttttcttttctttgtttttcttttctttttcttgatgtaTAGGGAGATTTGGATTCATTCCTGCAGCCATGGAGAGAAGGAGCATGTATTCTGTGAGCTCATTAAATTTGGTCCTTCTATTTCTTCTGAACAAACtgatttaggccctgtttgggggagctgttggcagtagagctgttggaagtagagctgttggaagtagagttgtctgaagtagagctgttataaaaagctgtttgttatttggtaactatatttttaaagtgctgtggcactttaacataggtttggtaaacaaactgagaaagtacttttatatgataaaattactataaaggacattgcatagtattatacaatagagcatgataaaacataacatatattaatatataatatacgatatagtttaatattactataatataaaatattattattataatatagtaatatgatattgcatagcatagcataatggtaatataattattagaataaattaattttctataatataacataatattaaattatttaacataacatattaatgtattatgatataatataatatatattatgtttatagtataatacaataataaaggtataaaatattataattattagtattaattaatttctcataatataacataatattaaattatttaaaataacatattaatgtattatgatataaggtaatataatataatatgtatagtataatacaataataaaggtataaaataatatattattagtataaattaattttttataatataacataatattaaattatttaagattacatattaatgtattatgatataatgtaatataataatatacttatagtataatataataataaataaccatttatctgtttaatagattatctctttacttaactatttgcaatggcgacaaattcactgtacttatcaatatcataaggatcagattatttgccactcactcattatttttctttatatttatttatttatacgttcattcgtatatatatttttatttatgcatttatttatttattattttatccattgaaatatatttatttattatctaatttatttattcattcattcattcatttatataaatatttatttatacatttatttatttatttattcttttattttattttattttattttattttatttccttttcttctttttttttcttttcttttttcttctcttcttctccttccttcctctgccCCCTTCTCCGTAGCAccggaagggggccaggccgcggcggccgccggagggggccgggccgAGGCCGGCGGCAGTCTCGGTGGCCGACGGCGCTGAAGGGGGTGCAGCACTACGGCGGCGGGGGAGCGGGACGGGGTGCCGCGGTAGGGGAGAGAGACGGGGtgcagcggcgggggagagggaggaggtgcggcgggggagagggagggggtgcggctcTGCAGCGgtaggggagagggagggggtgcggcggcgggggagagggaggcactGCCGCTGcggtgggggagagagagggggtgcggcggcggggcactgcagcggcgggggagagggagggggtgccgcggcgggggagagggaggcactgcagcggcggcgagggagagggaggcggcagcggcggcgagggagagggaggcggcagcggcggcagcggcggcggcggtgcggGGGGAGGGGTGGGGGTGCTGGTGGGTTGGGAGAGGAACAGggcgggggggagggggggtttgGGGCAGGTCGGTTGGGAGAGGAACAGGTGGTACAACGAGATTTTGGggggaggaatttttttttacatgggggtattttggtcaaaaagacagctttccgaaaaagctgaaaacagcattttcggaaagctccaaattggagcttccccccaaaagctgttttcagcttcccgcaaaagctgaaacagcttttcaaaaaatttaccaaacaccattttttagctaaaagtacttttggagggccagaaagtgctttttggccctccaaaagctcccccaaacagggccttagacaTTGGGAAGAGGATGGATTTGGAAATAGTTCATGGGAAAGTTTGAATGATTTCAACATACTTCTGCATGCTTTCGATATCCATGCATGGGTGCATGCATGCACTCCTGTGTCTGAAACTTCAGTATGGTCCCCATAAAAGATCAAGGTCCCACATCCCCTTGGCGTGCTCCCAAATCCCCATATTGCCCAACGCTGGCTGGCTATGAGTATCACTTGCGAGGGAATTACTATCGACTAGCCTCATGTAAGCTAAATGAGGCTGCCCTCATGGATACTGCCAACCAATCTAGCCAGACTCTCCAAACTAAATTGCAACAAAGATCCAAACTGACAAAAAATGAACAAAATTTCGCTTCGAATGCAATGTGCATCTAAGTATGCTACCAGTGCTTACCAATGATAACATCAGTATACTGAAATCTTCTTCACAGATTCTAAATAAACAATTTCAGGCAGTCTGAAAGTTAATATTCCTTTCGTTCTTACAAATAAACAATCTACCCCTTTCCATGACTGCTCCGTTAATCAAGCATCACTGCTGCGAAAAATTATGCTGTCTACTCAAAATAAACACTTCAATACCAGCATGCATTTCACATGCCTGAAGGTGCTGTTGAGCAAACGGCTCACCATCTGCAATGGTGCGAATAAAAGAGTGAATCTGCGCACAACTACATCAGCTTAATTTTTCTTGAAGCTGTAACCAAGGTATGCAGATTGGAGACTTGCGTCTCAGCGGCGAAACCTCATGGCAGAGTACTCCTCAATTGTTGATTTAGTCAGCGAGGGTCTCAGTGAATTTCTCGCAGTCTGGAAATGACGATTATGTACATAAGCAGCTGATAAATCTTCCCTAAGAGCTACCATGCCCGCCTCCCTGCATAGGCCTTCTAGATCTGCCCCGGTGAATAGATCAGCACATTGTGCGATCTGTCTAAGATCAACATCTTCTCCCAACTTCATCTGCCTTGTATGAATTTTAAGTATTTCATAACGGCCTTCTTCGTCTGGGGGAGGTACATACAACACCTGATGCATAAGATAAATTGTGAAGGTAGGAACAATATGACATTTAAGTGCCCGAAAAAGTGATTAGGGATTCTCTGACCAAAGGTACAAGTGaaaccttttttaaaaaaatcacatGAACAGTAAGATACCTAAGTTTAAAGCTATCAGTATCAAGAGCTGGAATTAAACACGCAATCAGTCTTTTAAGTTTAAAAGCACGCACAGAAACAAAGATGGAGCACAAATGCAAGCAATTTAAGGCAAACGAACTATCAGACCTCATTTAGTACTTACTGTGATTCCATGCGATGAAGCAATAAGTTTGAGTCGTCGGCCATAATCTTATCCATTTATGTCTGTTGATACTTGTAATACATGATTCAGAACCAAGAGGAAAATATCCTGACCTTATTGACACCTGCAGCACCCCCAcccacccacacacacacacaaaaaaaaaggaaaaaaacatcccctttttttcttcttttttctttttttttggtgtcaGGGGAGGGGGCAACGGGCTGCTGGGCATACAACCTTTAAAAATGAACTTTCGGATATGTTTCATGCCACTATCCAAGATCTAGCATATATCCAAATAAAAATAGCTTTCAAAGCATGTCATACAATCTTCCTTTTTGTCTATTTGGTATTCACCCAAGTATAAATCCAAGACTCATCTTCACTTTGCCCACTTATAGATTGAAGGCACTGGAAATATATTTTTGCAAATCTATGCATTGTTAATTTTATGTACATTCTCAGTTCCTCCTATATTGCTTTCTTTTCCGGAACAAATTTCTAAACAATTTCCCTGTAGAAATTCCTTTAATAAAATGCCATCAGATTTTTGATGACTCCATCTCATTAAGCAATACTACATCATCAGCAcatctaaaagaaaattgatgtatACTATAAATAGcattcttcttttgctttttatGTCAGACCCATCCTTTAAGATCTAGCAATTAGATTGACTGACTGTTAATAtgtgaaaatttgaaatttatcaaaagtCTAGCCATCAATGACGGAATGCTGACACCTAAAGTTACATGCTATATGCAAAGAAAGTAAAGGGGACGAATATGAGCATTTGTCCCCAGTGAAAGGATTAAGAAAGACTCCGAGATGAACAAGTTTGAAATTCTTGATATGTAGAAGAATGAGGAtcgcaaaaaaaaattgaaaagatctccctaaaagaataaaaacaagaaaagaaagggaTAAGGAAAAGGCAAAGCTTTCTGATATAATGTGCATATTTAGAATCTATAGTAAAGAGAACATTGCTACCTGCACATAAAACAAAAATGTAAAAGTATATCATCCGGGAATCCTTTATTgacaacataattaaatcaagggCCACCAATAAAAACATGTAATCAATACGTACCAAATCAAAGCGACCTGGACGTATAAGAGCTGCATCAATTGCATGGGGACGATTTGTGGCAGCCAAAACAATAATTCCCTataaatgaaagaagaattgtaAACAAACCCAACAATGAGCTATAGAAAGAGACAGCCGCCTTTTTCTTGTATACAAGGGCTTTATAAAAACATGAAATAAGGGTTTACTGTGGCTAGTTCTAAACCGTCCATTTCAGTCAATAATGTAGACAGGAGTCTTTCTCCAACAGTGATGTTGCCACTTGAGTTCCCGGCATGGCCGCTACTGAAAAACAGCAACAAGTTTAACATGGTTAGGTTGGAACAATTTTAAGACGTGCAGTTCCAATCAAATGGAAATGTCAAGAATATTACTTGCAGCAAACAAAATTTTAGTTAATTAGCCACAGAATTATGACATCTAGAATAGTTGGTGGGAATTTCAGACCATGTATTCAGTAATTTTAGGAATCACAGGTACATGTTTACAGTATAATAAGAAGCATGTTTAGGAAATTTCCCATACATATTTCAACTGAAATAAGACATAATCGTGTTAACACCCTCTTATAAATTTGAAGAGTTCGTACCACTAGTGTCATTAATGAAGTCTTTGGGCTATTGGCGAGCATAAATAACTTTTAATGCTTACCGTTTGGGAGCAATTGCATCTGCCTCATCAAAAAATATCACACTTGGTGCTGCAAGACGTGCCTTTTGAAATGTTCTTCGTAACAAGGCTTCTCCTTCACCAACATACTTTGAATATAGTTCTGCACCACTGAACAATTTTACAAGATATCAAAAGACTTCATCGTGATTACCCAAAGAAAAACATGAGTACAACCAAAAGCATTGAAGATAGAACCATCAACCACAACAAAAACTTGATTTTAAGATATTTTCCCAAAATTAGCAGAATAAAACATATCCCTACTTTATTCATGGAACCACAGCTCTAACAAGAAGATGATTTCTAATGTAACAGAAAATCAAAAAGCTCAGGATGTAAACACAATTGACATAACTAACACAGGCTCATTATCTATTTACTTTATGCCAGCCAAAAATTCAACCGAATCCTCCGAGACAATAATAAGAATGTCTGCTTGAATTAGTGTGTGCTATGCTACCAGCAGACCAGAAAAGTTTTTCTGATACAACTAAAAAACATGTCTTGAGTACAAAGATAACAGGTTGTTCATGTTTCTTGCGGTCACTTGGATTCTGCATTACTAACCAACTTTCATTATTGATTCTTCAGAACTCCAATCCAAAATAACCAAAATTACTGATCAGCTAATATTGTCCAATGACATATATCAATAGCACTTGGGTAAAAACAATGGTAATAATTAGGATATGGCTTCAAGAAGATGTGGATTTCAATTTATTAAATATGTCCCATTGAAGAAATGTTGAAGGGTGCAAAGTTACATGTGCAATCCCTCAAGCTCAATGATATATAAAGAGAACTACATAACTATCAAATCCACAACATACAACAAAGTATGGCAACTCATAAACCTCATCTCCCAGATCATCAAACTTTCTGTAAGGACCATCAACTAATGAACCTTCGGCTCCATCAATATTTCTCTCGCAGGTATCTGTATCATTTTGTTAAAAAACAGTAGATCCTATACATTTCACATTGATGTGAAGTCATCATCCTCGTAACATACTCCATTGCATACAtgtgtttttcttcttctggaATATATCATAGTAATAATGCTGACATATCTGAATAATCTTTCACCATAGTACCAATTCAGAATAATCTGATCATGAGGATCATATTTGCACTTGAGGTAACACGTGGAAGATGCCAGTTGCATGGGAAAGGAATACAACTGGCCAAGATGGAGACATTTGTAAGTACGGTAGGGATGACTGGTGCTTCTACAGAACCATATTCAAACATAGAATGAAAGAAATGATACATCCTTAAGCCAAGAATGTGTGGAAGAATTAATGactttcagttttataaattggattgggcttctTTACTGTAGGTTTGCAGGAGATAATGGTCGGTTTTCCTAGTCACTAGTGTCAACAGCATGTTCAGCCAACTAATGGATCATGAAGTCCACACAAACACATAATTAACCTCAGTCAAACATTGTATCAATGTACAGATGCATGTAGCCCCCTACCTCGTTCTTTGGCAGTGGGGACTGTTCAGCATCTGTTTGCTATAGGACACCAGGATACAGCATAAATACAACTCATTATATGCAAGCTTCCTGTATGTCCCTTTTTCTAAACTAAAGTTGCAGTCATATGCCGGACCTTTATTGGCATGACAACCTTTCTTGTGTTTGATATGTATAAGCAAAAAAATGACTTACCAAAGGAACTGGACTAGCATAAACATGAAGAGAAAAACCAAATGATCCAGAAGTGAATATTTTCCACCAGAGATTATAGATCATGCATAAAATTTTGTTGTTTTCTCAAGAAAAGCTACACTATCATGAACTCTTCGAGTCACCATATAATCATTCACTAACCCTATACAGTCTCCTAGTATAATAGATATGTATATACAGGCTTTACAATATGTTGgaacaattttctttttaagataGTTGAGCCCCTAGGCTAGTAACAATGATTGTCCAACCCTCATTTCCTCGACCTCAAAGGGCCAAGAAGTTGGTAGAACCGGCGAGGAACCCAAAACAGGCCCTCAAACTCGGCCAACTTAAAATTTGACCAAACACATGTTCCTCGGCCACATAGTTCACCTCATCCAAACCCACATAGAAAAACCAGCCCAAGAGAACAAAGAGCACCATCTTCCATTGGGATATCAACATCCTGCAGACTTCTTTGGAAGATGTGCATCACTCCACCACACTATTTCCAGCATGGCCAATAATCTCCATCAGGTTGGAACAACCAAGCAAGAACCTCATCCAAAAGCAAGCCCAAGATTTCTAGTATACCAGTACTCTGGCCACTTTGGCCCCAATCTTGTTGTAGATTCAACTAGGCTGACCAAACTCATAGTTGGTATTAtctaaattaaattttgaatatGCCTTGTAAAAAATACTGAAAATAAAATTCGGATAAATCTCCTTCAAGCATCCTTAAACCCTAGCAAATAATTTCCCATTACCTTGTCTAGCATCAAGTAGACCTTTATTGTTCTCCAATTACCACAACAAAATGCAAATGGATTTTCTTAtctaaaagaaaaagcaaatGGTTCTTATGTGATCTCATCACACCACTCTCAAACCAGAACTTGCACCAAAAACTGTACTTAAATTTAATACCTAGGCTAGGGCTGAAACTTATATGCCCCTCCTTACTTATTACATACGTCTAGAAACAAGTCCCCAGGCACAGTTCTAACAACACAAACTGATTCCAGGAAGAAGTAAATTGAACACATggcctgaattttttttaaaaaaaaaatcgctaTTCTTTCTCCTCATCACGACCATGTTTGATGGCACATAGGTGCCAATTTCATGCAAATCAATTGTCATTCAAATGGCATTAGTAGAAGGGACATCATAATAGCGATGATTCGATTGATGATAGTGGAAAAATTGGAGATGAAAATGAAAATGCAAGGGAGGATGGTGGTCAAGGTGCATGTTATGCTTTTTTCATCAGGACCAAGTGTATGATTAAACATTTTGCAACATGTAATGGATTCAGGCTTCCAGATGTACAAAAGGTAGTTTGCAAGTTGATCTTGGGCACCTCAGAACTATTCCTTTTTTTCCCCTGGCGAATCAGTTCATTGAATTTTAAATTGTCAAAGTTCATATAGGTTACCCTCAAAGAGTATTAA
This portion of the Phoenix dactylifera cultivar Barhee BC4 chromosome 11, palm_55x_up_171113_PBpolish2nd_filt_p, whole genome shotgun sequence genome encodes:
- the LOC103703414 gene encoding cation/H(+) antiporter 15-like translates to MLPAFLAQLVVVVVTIQTLEFLLKPLRQPRIVAEILSGVLLGPSVLGFFFPNIYELPPDQNYVIVGTAASFALLYFVFMVGLELDVKAIRALGKKVLTLAVVGMAVPFAVSSAGIYLLGLQSSLSRKMVKPLVFHIFVGVTVSISGFPVLARMITELKLLNTGVGPVAMASSIINSMLSFTLLGVAMASGVRYGEEASMAAAVYVMLSGAAFVAGCFFVVRPAVKWMVRRKPEVGERVSDVEISIILGGAAAAGFISDVIGMNWVFGAFVYGLAIPNGPLATALIQRMELFMVHMMLPLFFFYGGLRADLHTLVSPTASAQLAGVFILTVAAKVAGTMLAAHRYSIPLNESLTLGFLATAKGPLEMIILKVGMDEKVVTSDFFTVMTIASALSTAVVAPVVTLTYKPSRPLIGHRRRQLERSRPDAELRMLACVHNTRNVHSITRLLDFSNPTKRSPIFVCALHLVELTGRASAMLIMHNTSGDSSNNSGQNRGNKNLPYGQAQSESIIAAFESYEQHAAGVSIQPLTAFSSPNTMHEDVCTLAEERHSSLIVLPFHRHQTADGELAEGNTNIRTVNLNVLVNPPCSVAVFVDRLPGGGKRFRAHHSVVVLFFGGPDDREALAYAARMAEHRAVSLTVVRFVEVARSVPDTPLHGSSEAQESADRDLHRIRDEEVLNEFRLRFVSDETVLYTEKVASNSEETVAALRSMESVYDLYVVGRGHREASRLTAGLEEWAECPELGPIGDLLVSPDFGTRVSVLVVQQYAGKGTAGDAAGAAPGVF